TGGCCAGCGCGAGCACGACGCCACCGATCCCGAGGCGCATCGCGGTCGTGGGATCTCGCCGCTCCGCACCACCGTCGTCGGTGTCGAGCACTCCCTCTCGCGCCTCGCGGTAGCGCATGATGACGTGGAGCGAGTAGTCGATGCTCAGCCCGATGAGCAGGAAGGGGACGGCGATCAGGATGGAGTTCATCGCGATGCCGAGCCAGCCCTGGATGCCGACGTACCAGACCAGCACGACGGCGACACCGAAGAGGCTCACGAGGACGTCGACGACGTCGCGGTAGGCGATCGTGAGAACGGTTAGTAAGAGCACGAGCGCGACGGGCGTGATGATCGTGAACGTGTCGCCGATGGCCTGTGAGGTCTCCGCGTCGATGATCCCCGGCCCGAAGACGAACGCGTCCGAAAAGCGCGCCTCGGCCCGTGACTCGATCGCCACCTGCGCGTCGTAGACCGCCGCCTCGGTCGTTCCCGACGCTTCCGGATTCTGCTGGAAGACGAGCGTGCTCCGCGCGTCGGCTTGGGTCGTTCCCGGCTCGTAGTCCGTGGGCAGGAACTGGGTGGGATCGCCACCCGGAGTGGTCGCCTCGGGGTCGAGAAGCCGACTGAGCAGCGCTTCGACCTGTTCGTCCGAGCGAGATTCGAGCGCCGCGATCTGCTGGTCGAGCGTCGGAGCCGGTGGCTGGCCGGTCGCTCCCGCCGCCGACGCGTTGGTGGCGTTGCTCGCGCCAGAACCCGCGTTGGCACTGGACGCGTTGGCGCGCTCGCTGGCGTCCTGGGCGTACGCGGCGGTCGCGACGGCGTTCTCGATCCCGATCACTCCGGTTCCGTTCTGGAGCGTTGCGTTGATCGACGCGTTCGTGCGGAGGTTCTGCTGGAGACGGAGACTTTCGAGCAGCGATTCGCGAGTGAGGACGTCGCCACCCTCGTCCCTGACGACGATCTGTGCGACCACCGCCTCGTCCGTATCGTACGTCGCGTCGATTCGATCGAGTGCGGCCTGCTCCGGTGAGTCGATCGCGGCCTGGCCGATCGATCCCTGGCCGGTCGTGCCGACGATCGCCCCCGCACCGACGACGGCGGTGAGGACGAGCAAGAGCGCGATCACCAGCTTGCTCCGGGAGGCGAGCACGTCCGCGTATCGAGACGACAGTCCCGACTTCATCGGTCCCCGACACCGTCGAACGCTGTGGCGACACTGGAGGCGAAGCGACTAACGGACGGCGGAGGACCGTTCATACAACGCTCTCCGGGAGAAGCCGATAAAGACCAATGGGAAGTTCCCAGAACGTGGGACAACCACGGTTCGGTTCGGAACGGCCCGACGGCGCTGACGGCGGGTGTCGGGAGTCTCCCGAGGACTACCCGTCGTACAGTCCAACGATCATGACGCCGAACCCGGCACAGACGATCACGCTTTCGAGGAGCATTCCCATCGTAGTCGGGACGCCGAGGAAGTGATGGAAGACACCGACCAGAACCGTGCCGAGGGTGATGACGAGCAGTCCCACCGAGAAGTACTGGAGCCCCGCGATCCGTGTCCGCCTATAGGCTCTGTACGCCAACACGGAGACGACGCCACCGAGGACGAGCGCGGCGAGTTTGACGACGACGACCAGAGCGACGAGCGGTTCCATCACGACTCCTCTTTCATCGCCGACCAGAACGACGCCAGGCGGTCCTCCGCGTCCCGCTCCGGCCGGTCGATCGACACCGTGAACTCGTCGTCGGTGATACCGATCGAGACGTCGGTGAAATCGCGCTCGTAGCGCGTGACGTTCGGCCCGTCGGATCGAACGTCCGTGTACTCCCGGACGAGCGCGGCGTCGCGGAGCAGTTCGAGCTTTCGGTACACCGTCGAACTAGAGAGATCACACGCCTCACGGAGCTCGCTCGCGGATTTCGGGCTATCCAGCACTCTGAGGATCGCCCGGCAGTTGCTGTCGTCGAGCGATCGCAGCACCGTTTCGAGATCGGGACCGTCCGGCCCGTCCGTCGACCAGTGAGCCGTTTCGGTGGCTGTGTCGGTCGACTCGGCGGGATCGGTCGGATCGGCGTGCGAGGGGATGAGCGGCAAGCGATTCGAGCCGACGTGTCGATCGGTCATGTCAGACAGCGTCGACTGCGTCGGCCGTTCGGCGAGCAGCGAGAGTCATGTCCTCTGGTGCTGATGATTTCCTCCGGGCCGGTATAGGCGTCCCGGTCGTTCCCAACTTCTCGGAACAGGTCGACTGCAACCATCTGTGATCGCTGGTCGTTCACGATCGTCGATCCCAGCGGCAGATGCGTCGGTGCCGGGATCGCGTTCGACGCCCGTCCGACCCGAGCGCGGACGGCAATCGTCTGAATGATCCATGACAGCCTACGCGAACAGCTGTCTGGCGTCGTCGATGGCCTCGATGAGAGTGTCGACCTCGTCTTCCGTGTTGTAGAGATAGAACGAGGCCCGGGCGGAGGCCGCCGTGCCGAGCACGTCGTGGAGCGGCTGGGTGCAGTGATCGCCGGGCCGGATCGCGACGCCGTGGTCGTTCATGATGCTCGCGAGGTCGTGGGCGTGGACGCCATCGAGATTGAAGGAGACGAGGCCCGCTCGCTCGCCCGCCGGCGGGCCGTAGATCTCGATGTCGTCGAACTCGTTCAACCGCTCCACCGCGTAATCGGCGAGATCGCGCTCGTGGCGATCGATCCGATCGAGACCGATCTCGTCCAGATAATCGGCGGCCTCGGCGAGCGCGATCCCCTCTGCGATCAGCGGCGTGCCGGCCTCGTACTTCCACGGCAGGTCGGCCCACGTCGTCCCCTCGAACTCGACCTTCCGGACCATCCCGCCGCCGTACATGAACGGCTCCATCGCTTCGAGGATCGCTTTCTTGCCGTAGAGCCCGCCGATCCCCGTCGGTCCACACATCTTGTGGCCGGAGAAGGCGTAGAAGTCGACGTCGAGCGCCTCGACATCGACGGACTGGTGTGGGACTGCCTGGGCACCGTCGGCGAAAATGTAGCTATCGTGCTCGTGGGCGAGATCGGCGAGGTCGCCGATCGGGTTGATGGTGCCGAGGGTGTTCGAGACGTGGGTGACCGAGACCATCTCGGTGTCGGGACCGATGACTTCGCGGGCGTGGTCCATGTCGAGCCGGCCCTCGTCGTCGATTTCGATATACTGCACGTCCGCGCCGGTGCGTTTGGCGATCTGCTGCCACGTCACGAGCGAGGAGTGGTGTTCCATCTCGGAGAGGACGACTTCGTCGCCCTCTCCGAGCTCGTTCAGGCCCCACGCGTACGCTACGAGGTTCAGGCCTTCAGTGGTGTTCTTCGTGAAGATCATCTCCTCGCGACCGCCCGAGGCCCCGACGAACTCGGCGAGGCGGTCGTGGGCCTCTTCGTACGCGATCGAGGCCTCCTGGCTCAGATGGTGGATCCCCCGGTGGACGTTCGCGTTGGTCCCCCGGTAGTAGTCGCTCATCGCGTCGACCACGCGATCGGGCGTCTGGCTCGTGGCGGCGTTGTCGAGGTACGCGAGGTGCTGGCCGTCGCCGACCTCGCGTTCGAGGATCGGGAACTCGTCCCGGATCCGGCCGACATCCAGCGGTTCGGCGGTCTGACTGCTCATTGACGCTGCGTACGGTCCGGAGGGGGAACATTCCTTCGGTCAGCACGTGTTCGTGGCCGGCTCAGGCGACGCGGCGCGACATCACCAGCAGTCCGAGCACGAGCAGCGCAAGCCCCCAGTACAGCGAATCGCCGGGCACCCAGACCAACAGTAGCGTGACGATACCGGAGGTGAACAGCGACCAACCGATGGTCGTGGAGTAGCTCATGGGGCAACACCGGACGCGAACGGGTAAAGCTCCCCGTCGGCATCTGCAAGCCCCGGCTTTTGTGCGGCACGGACGACCGAAACCACCCGACAAGCCGCCTGGTGATATGCTCGGCCGGAACGGTTTTACTCGCCGCGGGCGGAACGGTGGCCATGCAGACCTGGGTTGCGCTCGTCGAAGTCGTCGACGGTGAGTTTCAGGACCTCCAAGAACTCGCCTCGCTCTGGGGCGACATCAACATCGAGCTGGAGGAGGTCGACGCCGAACTCCAGGAGACCTACGCGCTGCTCGGGCGGTACGATTTCCTCGTGGTGTTCGAGGCCCCCGACCGCGAGTCGGTGTTCGAGGTCTCGCTGGCCGCCGAGCGCCACGGCCTCGATATGGATTCGATGGAAGGCGTCCCGATCGAGGATTTCGGCGGGCTCGTCGGCGAGTAGGCCGCGTTCACTCCAAGCGCAGCAGTTGTGCGTGGCGGGTATCCCCGAGATCGAGCACGCTTTCCTCGTCGACGAACCCATGCTCGACCGCGAGCGCTACGGCGTCACACCCGACGATGTTCGCCACCCGCGCGCCCGCGAGACTCGCCACCACGTCTTCCTCGTCGGCTGGCTCGCCGTCGTAGAACTCCTCGCTCACCTCGAAGTCGAGATCGCCGTTTTCGAAGGTCTCGCCGAGGACTTCGGGGTCACAGACCGAAACCAGCCGTCCTTCCGGCGTCTCACGCTCGTTGACGATCACGGACGAGCTCCTCCTCGGCCTCCTCACGGAGTTCGCGCGCCTCCGCGGCGAGCTCCTCGGCTTTCTCGTCCTCGCCGGTTTCCTCCAGCGCGCGCGCTTTCTCCTCGATGACCTCGGCGTTCCGGAATCCCAGTCGGATGGCGTTGTCGAACGCGTCGAGCGCCTCGCTCGCGAGCCCGCGTTCGAGCAGGAAGAAGCCGCGATTGAACCACGCCTGGGGGAAGCGTGCATCGATCTCGACGGCGCGCTCGGCGTGTTCGAGGGCCTGCTCGGACCGGCCGGCCTCCCAGAGCGCGGAGGCGAGGTTGGTTTCGGCGCTCGCGGCGTGTTCGCTCCGGTCGTCGATCCGGAGTGCTTCCTGGTGCGCGCCGATCGCCTCGTCGTACTCTTCGAGTTCGGCGTGGGCCGCGCCCTTGTTGACCCACGCCTCCTGTTCGATCGACTCGTCGTCGGCGAATCGCGCCGCGCGTTCGAGGGTTTCAGTCGCCTGCTCGTACCGGTTGATCCGAAGGTAGTTCAGCCCCACGTCGACGAGTTCCTCGGCGTCCACGTCGTCGGTGCCGAGCTGGCGTTCGTCGAGCAAGTCGGCCACTGCGCGCGAGTCGACGGGATCGACCTCGCCCGGGTCGACCGAGAGCTCGGGCGGGTCGAGATCGAACCCTTCGGGCTCTCCGAACCCCTGGCCCGCGGAGAACTGGTGGTCGTCCGCGGTGTCGTCTGCGGGATCGGGGACAGGCTCGTCGGATGCGGGGCGGGGATCGTGGTCGTCGGCCGAATCACGGCTCGGTTCGGCGTCGGGAGTTCGTTCGGACTCGTCGTCGGTCATGGGTATCCATAAACGACGACCGCGATTAAGGGCTACGACCGCGTACGCTCGGTATGCGACTGTTCGTGAGCGTCGATCTCGACGGGCTCGCCGCGGAGATCGCGGCCGTCCAGGAAGCGGTCGCCGACGCGAGCGGGGTCCGGCTCACCGATCCCGAGAACGTCCACGTGACGCTGAAGTTCCTCGGCGAAGTCGAGGAAGAGCGGGTTCCAGCCCTCACGACGGAACTGGCCGCAGCGATCGACGAATCGGGCGTCGGGCCGTTCGTGGCCGCGTTCGGCGGGCTCGGCGCGTTCCCGAGCGAGGAGTACATCCGCGTGCTCTGGGTCGGCGTCCATGAGGGTGGCGACGAGCTGGCCAGGCTCCACGAAGCGATCGAGGATCGAACCGTCGAGATGGGGTTCGATCCCGCCGATCACGAGTTCACGCCACACGCCACGATCGCCCGAATGGATCACGCCGGTGGGAAAGAGCGGGTCCAGCGTGCGTTACGCGAGACCGATCCCACTGTCGGCACGCTCGATGTTAGGGAAGTCCGGCTGACCGAGAGCGTGCTCAACGACGACGGACCGGAGTACACCACCGTCGAGCGGTTCGAGCTCTGAGCCGCGACACACCGATTTAGGCAGGCCGAAAATATACGTATATTGATAAGTCCTAAGTCGTTGGATCGTCACTCGACGGTATGGGCGCGCTGGCGAATCTCGCGCTGGTGTTCGTTGCGGGGTTGCTCACCGCGCTCGCGACTGGCCTGGGTGCGCTGCCCTTTTTCCTCGTCGACGACGTGAGCGACCGGACGAGCGTCGTGCTCTGGGGGCTGGCCTCGGGGATCATGGTGTCGGCGTCGGTGTTCGGCCTGGTGTTCGAGGGGCTCGCCGAGGGCACAGTGATGGAGATCGTCCCCGGTCTCTTCGCCGGCGTCGCGCTCGTGATCGTCAGCCACCACGTCATCGAGGGGTGGGAGGTCGAGCCGAAACAGTACGCCGAGGCCGACTACCGCAAGCTCCTCCTGATCCTCGGCGTTCTCACCGTCCACAGTTTTCCCGAAGGCGTTGCGGTCGGGGTCTCCTTTGCCGATCTCAACTTCGGGAACGGGATCGAACTGGTTGGGTTCACGGTGCCGGTGCTCGCTGTCTTCATGACTGTCGCGATCTCGATCCACAACGTTCCAGAGGGCGTCGCGGTTTCGATCCCGCTCCAGGAGATGGGGGTGCCGCGACGACGCCTCGTCTGGTGGTCGGTGTTTTCGAGCCTCCCTCAACCCGTGGGTGCAGTCGTCGCGTTCGCGTTCGTCCGGGTCGCGCGCGCGTTCGTCCCGTTCGGGTTCGGCTTCGCGGCGGGCGCGATGATCTACCTCGTCGTCTCGGAGTTCATCCCCGAGGCGCGCGAGGTCGGTGCGGGGCTGCCTGGCGGCGGCCGGCGAGAACTCCTCGCTGGACTCGGCGTCGGCGTGGTCGTGATGGTCCCGCTGGCGCTGGTCTGAGTGGGGTCGCGGCCCGAGCGAGCCGAAGAAGGACAACGATTTAAGCCGCGCCGGCCGAATGCGTCCATCATGGGTAAGAACTCGAAAGCCAAGAAGAAGCGGCTGGGGAAGCTCGAACGCCAGAACTCCCGGGTGCCGGCGTGGGTCATCATGAAGACCGACCGCGACACGATGCGCAACCCGAAGCAGCGCAACTGGCGGCGGAGTGACACGGACGAATGAGCGCCGAAGAGTTCGAGGAGCGGGTCGTGACGGTACCGCTCCGGGACGTGAAAGCGGGCGCGAACCACAAGGGTGCGGACCGCGCGATGACGCTCATCCGTGACCACCTCGCACAGCACTTCAAGGCCGATCCCGACGCGGTGCGGCTCGATCCCTCGATCAACGAGGCGGTCTGGGCGCGCGGCCGGGGCAACCCCCCGAGCAAGCTCCGCGTGCGAGCCGCCCGGTTCGAGGAGGAAGGCGAGCGCGTGGTCGAAGCCGAATACGCGGAGTAACGTGCTCCGCGCGGCCTTCACCGGTTCGGCGTACGTCGGCGTCTTCGCCCGAGCCACAGACGACTGCTTGCTCGTTCGGCCCGACGTCGACGAGGATCGTCTCGCGGCGCTGACCGACGAGCTCGGCGTCTCCGCAGTGCGAACGACGATCGCCGGCTCCGGCACCGTGGGTGCGCTCGTCGCGGGCAACTCCAACGGACTGGTGACGAGCAGCCGACTCACCGACGTCGAGCGCGACCGGATCGACGAGGCCGTCGACGTATCGGTGGCGGAGCTGCCCGGCCGGATCAACGCCGCCGGCAACGTCGTGCTCGCGAACGACGATGGTGCGTATCTCCATCCCGATCTCCCCGACGAAGCGGTCGCTGTCGTCGAGGAGCATCTCGACGTCCCGGCCGATCGGGGCGTGCTCGCTGGCGTTCGAACTGTCGGGACGGCGGCGGTCGCCACCAATCGGGGCGTGCTCTGCCATCCGAAAAGCACCGACGAAGAGCTGGATCACGTCGAGGAACTGCTCGGCGTTCCGGCGGACATCGGCACCATCAACTACGGTGCGCCGGTCGTGGGCTCGGGACTGCTCGCTAACTCGCATGGGTACGTCGCGGGCGAGGAGACGACCGGCCCAGAGCTCGGGCGGATCGAGGACGCGCTCGGCTACATCGAGTGAGTAGGTAAGACAACATACTTCCGGCGCGCCCGCCCAACCGGGGTATGGACGAGTTCGTAACACCCGAAACGTATCGATCGAAAGCGGTTGCGGTGCAGGGAGGCAGCCGATGAGCCTCGGTGGTGGCGGCGGTGGCGGCCAGCTCGAACAGCTTTCTGAGGAGATCGAGAACCTCGAACGCCACGAGCAGGCGCTCGAAAACGAGATCGACGAGTTCCAGGAGGAACAGCGCGAGATCGACGAGGCGACCGAGGCGCTCGACGCGCTCGAAAGCGGGTCGACGGTCCAGGTCCCGCTCGGCGGCGACGCGTACGTCCGCGCCGAAATTCAGGACATCGACGAGGCAGTGGTGAGCCTCGGTGGCGGGTACGCCGCCGAACGCGACAAGGAGGGCGCGATCGACACCCTCGAAACCAAACGCGACGCGCTCGACGATCGCATCGAGGAGGTCCGCGAGGAGATCACCGAAGTCGAGGGCGAGCGCGACGAGCTCGAACAGCAGGCCCAGCAGATGCAACAACAGCAGATGCAGCAGCTCCAGGGCCAGATGGGTGGCATGGGCGAGGACGCGGACGACGACGAGT
This is a stretch of genomic DNA from Halococcus salifodinae DSM 8989. It encodes these proteins:
- a CDS encoding DUF7521 family protein, yielding MEPLVALVVVVKLAALVLGGVVSVLAYRAYRRTRIAGLQYFSVGLLVITLGTVLVGVFHHFLGVPTTMGMLLESVIVCAGFGVMIVGLYDG
- a CDS encoding winged helix-turn-helix domain-containing protein, which encodes MTDRHVGSNRLPLIPSHADPTDPAESTDTATETAHWSTDGPDGPDLETVLRSLDDSNCRAILRVLDSPKSASELREACDLSSSTVYRKLELLRDAALVREYTDVRSDGPNVTRYERDFTDVSIGITDDEFTVSIDRPERDAEDRLASFWSAMKEES
- a CDS encoding aminotransferase class V-fold PLP-dependent enzyme is translated as MSSQTAEPLDVGRIRDEFPILEREVGDGQHLAYLDNAATSQTPDRVVDAMSDYYRGTNANVHRGIHHLSQEASIAYEEAHDRLAEFVGASGGREEMIFTKNTTEGLNLVAYAWGLNELGEGDEVVLSEMEHHSSLVTWQQIAKRTGADVQYIEIDDEGRLDMDHAREVIGPDTEMVSVTHVSNTLGTINPIGDLADLAHEHDSYIFADGAQAVPHQSVDVEALDVDFYAFSGHKMCGPTGIGGLYGKKAILEAMEPFMYGGGMVRKVEFEGTTWADLPWKYEAGTPLIAEGIALAEAADYLDEIGLDRIDRHERDLADYAVERLNEFDDIEIYGPPAGERAGLVSFNLDGVHAHDLASIMNDHGVAIRPGDHCTQPLHDVLGTAASARASFYLYNTEDEVDTLIEAIDDARQLFA
- a CDS encoding GYD domain-containing protein translates to MQTWVALVEVVDGEFQDLQELASLWGDINIELEEVDAELQETYALLGRYDFLVVFEAPDRESVFEVSLAAERHGLDMDSMEGVPIEDFGGLVGE
- a CDS encoding DUF424 domain-containing protein, translated to MIVNERETPEGRLVSVCDPEVLGETFENGDLDFEVSEEFYDGEPADEEDVVASLAGARVANIVGCDAVALAVEHGFVDEESVLDLGDTRHAQLLRLE
- a CDS encoding tetratricopeptide repeat protein — translated: MTDDESERTPDAEPSRDSADDHDPRPASDEPVPDPADDTADDHQFSAGQGFGEPEGFDLDPPELSVDPGEVDPVDSRAVADLLDERQLGTDDVDAEELVDVGLNYLRINRYEQATETLERAARFADDESIEQEAWVNKGAAHAELEEYDEAIGAHQEALRIDDRSEHAASAETNLASALWEAGRSEQALEHAERAVEIDARFPQAWFNRGFFLLERGLASEALDAFDNAIRLGFRNAEVIEEKARALEETGEDEKAEELAAEARELREEAEEELVRDRQRA
- the thpR gene encoding RNA 2',3'-cyclic phosphodiesterase, producing the protein MRLFVSVDLDGLAAEIAAVQEAVADASGVRLTDPENVHVTLKFLGEVEEERVPALTTELAAAIDESGVGPFVAAFGGLGAFPSEEYIRVLWVGVHEGGDELARLHEAIEDRTVEMGFDPADHEFTPHATIARMDHAGGKERVQRALRETDPTVGTLDVREVRLTESVLNDDGPEYTTVERFEL
- a CDS encoding ZIP family metal transporter, whose protein sequence is MGALANLALVFVAGLLTALATGLGALPFFLVDDVSDRTSVVLWGLASGIMVSASVFGLVFEGLAEGTVMEIVPGLFAGVALVIVSHHVIEGWEVEPKQYAEADYRKLLLILGVLTVHSFPEGVAVGVSFADLNFGNGIELVGFTVPVLAVFMTVAISIHNVPEGVAVSIPLQEMGVPRRRLVWWSVFSSLPQPVGAVVAFAFVRVARAFVPFGFGFAAGAMIYLVVSEFIPEAREVGAGLPGGGRRELLAGLGVGVVVMVPLALV
- a CDS encoding 50S ribosomal protein L39e, which translates into the protein MGKNSKAKKKRLGKLERQNSRVPAWVIMKTDRDTMRNPKQRNWRRSDTDE
- a CDS encoding 50S ribosomal protein L31e is translated as MSAEEFEERVVTVPLRDVKAGANHKGADRAMTLIRDHLAQHFKADPDAVRLDPSINEAVWARGRGNPPSKLRVRAARFEEEGERVVEAEYAE
- a CDS encoding translation initiation factor IF-6, whose product is MLRAAFTGSAYVGVFARATDDCLLVRPDVDEDRLAALTDELGVSAVRTTIAGSGTVGALVAGNSNGLVTSSRLTDVERDRIDEAVDVSVAELPGRINAAGNVVLANDDGAYLHPDLPDEAVAVVEEHLDVPADRGVLAGVRTVGTAAVATNRGVLCHPKSTDEELDHVEELLGVPADIGTINYGAPVVGSGLLANSHGYVAGEETTGPELGRIEDALGYIE
- the pfdA gene encoding prefoldin subunit alpha, with the protein product MSLGGGGGGGQLEQLSEEIENLERHEQALENEIDEFQEEQREIDEATEALDALESGSTVQVPLGGDAYVRAEIQDIDEAVVSLGGGYAAERDKEGAIDTLETKRDALDDRIEEVREEITEVEGERDELEQQAQQMQQQQMQQLQGQMGGMGEDADDDE